From Spirochaetota bacterium, one genomic window encodes:
- a CDS encoding mandelate racemase/muconate lactonizing enzyme family protein, which produces MKISCIELYHVSIPLRHTFWPTWIPGYPQTHNRFTLIKLITDDGIEGYSAGAAMGKEREGLGDLLAGYILGTDPTDIDRVQSLLKQAGYLGWRNFWIEPAFWDIIGKSKGKPVYELLGGTARPIEVYCSTGEMHDPHKRIDEILQLHERGFKTFKLRVKNKELKDDIRHIEIIAKGVGNKVTLGVDANQGWPVSIVDRVPDWDLTRAKEFVRACEANKIVWLEEPLDSRDYDGNAALKRFSKKVKISGAELNYGWDEIKIMFEKDCFHIYQPDATFAGGIAQVKKVIDTCHLRKREFSPHTWTNGIGFYINWNMVLADTKNKLPLEYPLEEPSWIPEFRDGIIEPIIPDRNAILQPFTRPGLGFEIDKKLLSKYGKRYFRMTEFGLKIKVIREKGIKEALALKKRKEGQ; this is translated from the coding sequence ATGAAAATAAGCTGCATTGAATTATATCATGTTTCAATTCCATTGCGCCACACTTTTTGGCCTACGTGGATTCCTGGTTACCCGCAGACGCATAACCGTTTTACACTCATTAAACTGATAACTGATGATGGTATAGAAGGATATTCTGCTGGTGCAGCGATGGGCAAGGAGCGTGAAGGATTAGGGGATCTTTTAGCTGGTTATATTTTAGGTACGGACCCAACCGACATTGATAGGGTGCAAAGCCTTTTAAAGCAGGCGGGGTATTTGGGTTGGAGAAATTTTTGGATAGAACCTGCATTCTGGGACATTATTGGCAAAAGCAAGGGAAAGCCTGTATATGAGCTATTAGGTGGCACTGCGCGCCCTATTGAAGTATACTGTTCCACCGGTGAAATGCATGATCCACATAAACGCATTGATGAAATATTACAATTACATGAACGTGGATTTAAAACATTTAAATTGCGTGTAAAGAACAAAGAGCTTAAAGATGATATTCGGCATATAGAAATTATAGCAAAAGGTGTAGGAAATAAAGTAACACTTGGAGTTGATGCTAATCAGGGGTGGCCGGTTTCAATTGTTGACAGGGTGCCTGATTGGGATTTGACGAGAGCAAAGGAATTTGTAAGAGCATGTGAGGCAAACAAAATAGTATGGCTTGAGGAGCCACTTGATTCTCGGGACTATGATGGCAATGCAGCGCTAAAACGTTTTTCAAAAAAGGTAAAAATTTCGGGAGCTGAACTGAACTATGGGTGGGATGAAATAAAGATAATGTTTGAAAAAGATTGTTTCCATATTTACCAGCCTGATGCTACTTTTGCAGGTGGCATTGCACAGGTTAAAAAGGTTATTGATACCTGCCACCTGAGGAAGCGGGAGTTTTCGCCCCATACCTGGACAAACGGGATAGGATTTTACATTAACTGGAATATGGTATTGGCAGATACAAAAAATAAACTTCCACTGGAATATCCGCTTGAGGAGCCATCCTGGATACCGGAATTCAGGGATGGAATTATAGAGCCAATAATTCCTGACAGGAATGCAATCTTACAACCATTTACTCGCCCAGGGCTTGGTTTTGAGATTGACAAAAAATTGCTATCAAAATATGGGAAGCGTTACTTCCGTATGACTGAGTTTGGATTAAAGATAAAGGTTATACGTGAAAAGGGTATTAAGGAAGCTCTGGCATTGAAGAAACGAAAGGAAGGGCAATGA
- a CDS encoding polysaccharide deacetylase family protein gives MKIITVALTLLLTVAPLYAKNKVYVLVYHTFMGKKVKYDISLDEFRNQMIELKTNGFTFVTFNDIKQGKIQGDKNICITIDDGHKTVLDAYYSVLKPLGIKPMLGINTFIIGKKPYVLTWEELKSLVHEGCSVASHGYFHLFINDELYTKNYRYFKLEVFESKKMLEEKLGITVDTFVYPFGVVTEIGKQALAQAGYTYAFTIKWGAVSLPLVPNNLELPRYMYQNNWHAIAQAIIHKSKKPSVPKEPEKILVSTTLRSKGMHQ, from the coding sequence ATGAAAATTATAACCGTTGCACTGACATTGCTATTAACAGTTGCCCCGCTGTATGCAAAAAACAAAGTATATGTTCTTGTGTATCATACCTTTATGGGGAAAAAGGTCAAATACGATATATCACTGGATGAATTTCGCAATCAGATGATTGAGTTGAAAACAAATGGTTTTACATTTGTAACGTTTAATGACATAAAACAGGGAAAAATACAAGGTGATAAAAACATCTGCATTACCATCGATGATGGGCACAAAACAGTCCTTGATGCATACTATTCAGTCTTGAAGCCTTTAGGCATTAAACCAATGCTTGGCATTAACACATTCATCATTGGCAAAAAGCCATATGTGTTAACATGGGAAGAATTAAAATCTCTTGTACACGAAGGGTGTTCTGTTGCATCACATGGCTATTTTCATTTGTTTATTAATGATGAGCTTTATACAAAAAACTATCGCTACTTCAAATTAGAAGTCTTTGAATCAAAAAAGATGCTAGAAGAAAAATTAGGCATTACCGTTGATACTTTTGTGTACCCGTTTGGCGTGGTAACCGAAATTGGAAAACAAGCTCTTGCTCAGGCAGGATACACGTATGCATTTACCATAAAATGGGGTGCTGTATCACTACCACTGGTGCCCAATAATCTGGAATTACCTCGCTACATGTATCAAAATAACTGGCATGCTATTGCGCAGGCAATCATCCATAAAAGCAAAAAACCATCTGTGCCAAAAGAACCTGAAAAAATTCTGGTTTCTACCACTCTCCGGTCGAAAGGTATGCATCAATAG